A genomic region of Papaver somniferum cultivar HN1 chromosome 7, ASM357369v1, whole genome shotgun sequence contains the following coding sequences:
- the LOC113293089 gene encoding uncharacterized protein LOC113293089, whose protein sequence is MLPSCRTFYGSTRMATIFLIWSIGIWCVQRGGGLGVLDLKKMDSRCYPNGSGDLVLTKNTCGTGLSIINMGLSLLIGFLVLITSPMLLSGNPIYHLRTIHD, encoded by the exons ATGCTACCGTCATGCAGAACTTTTTATGGGAGCACAAGGATGGCTACAATTTTTCTTATCTGGTCCATTGGAATCTGGTGTGTGCAAAGAGGAGGTGGATTGGGAGTTTTGGATCTTAAGAAAATGGACTCGCGTTGTTATCCGAATGGTTCGGGAGATTTGGTATTAACAAAAAACACTTGTGGTACAGGATTATCTATAATAAATATGGGACTATCACTTCTCATTGGATTCCTA GTGTTGATAACTTCCCCCATGCTTTTGTCTGGAAATCCAATATACCACCTAAG AACTATTCATGACTAG
- the LOC113298783 gene encoding uncharacterized protein LOC113298783: protein MPSPTSASRAQNIKGQLEKVKNGGGNKVTERSASFHGKGLVVNQANLLRRPKTDPDLLVGMRNKSNGGIFSSPQSENIPKLTKLLLNVTVQRSLGPIHVVMSPDSTVGDLITMVVKQYSKEGRRPSLSTTNASDFNLHYSQFSLESLDKEEKLIQLGSRNFFLCPKIKNDDVGFAPFLTASSSNPCSNQAERVSNKKVQPPWCRFIDFLTISSSSL from the exons ATGCCTAGTCCAACATCTGCTTCAAGAGCACAGAATATCAAAGGGCAGCTAGAGAAAGTGAAGAATGGAGGAGGGAATAAAGTAACAGAAAGATCAGCATCGTTTCATGGGAAAGGCTTAGTAGTAAATCAAGCGAATCTTCTTAGAAGACCAAAAACTGATCCAGATTTGTTAGTTGGAATGAGAAATAAGTCGAATGGTGGAATATTCTCGTCTCCTCAATCGGAAAATATTCCCAAGTTGACTAAGCTGTTACTTAACGTAACAGTACAAAGAAGTTTAGGACCCATTCATGTTGTTATGTCACCTGATTCAACAGTTGGAGATCTTATTACCATGGTTGTTAAACAATActccaaagaaggaagaagaccTTCATTATCTACGACCAATGCTTCTGATTTCAATCTCCACTACTCGCAGTTCAGCTTAGAAA GTCTGGATAAAGAGGAGAAATTGATACAACTAGGGTCAAGAAACTTCTTCTTGTGCCCCAAAATTAAAAATGATGATGTTGGTTTTGCACCATTTCTGACAGCTTCGTCTTCAAACCCTTGTTCAAACCAAGCTGAGAGGGTATCAAACAAGAAAGTTCAACCACCATGGTGTAGATTCATTGATTTCTTAACAATTAGTAGTAGTAGTCTTtag